AACTTTCAAAAGTATATGGAGCAAAAATAACAGCAAGAGAAAAAGAACTAATACTTGGTATAAATGCAAAAAATTTATTAGGGCTAAAATGATAATTGACATAAACATAAATTGGGGAAACTGGCCATTTGGGAATTTATATTTTAATTCATTTAGAAATTATATTAATAAAATTAAAAATAAAGGAATAGAAGAGGGATTTATTTCACCAATTGATGGTATTTTTTCTCCTGACCCTGATATTCTAAATGAAAAAGTTATAAAAAAATTAAATAAGCAAAACAACTTTAAATGTCTACCTATTATAAATCCCAAAATTAAAAATTGGCAAGAGATATTAGAAAAGTATAATAAAGAATATAAAATTAAAATTATAAAAATTGTTCCATCATTCCATAGATATTCAATTATTGAAAAAGATGTCTATAAATTTTTTGAAAAACTTTGTCAATTAGATATGAGTCCTGTAATTCAAAAAAGATTTGAAGATGAAAGGTCAAAAAGCCCTGTTTTAAATCTTAAGGATATAGAA
This DNA window, taken from bacterium, encodes the following:
- a CDS encoding amidohydrolase family protein, with translation MIIDININWGNWPFGNLYFNSFRNYINKIKNKGIEEGFISPIDGIFSPDPDILNEKVIKKLNKQNNFKCLPIINPKIKNWQEILEKYNKEYKIKIIKIVPSFHRYSIIEKDVYKFFEKLCQLDMSPVIQKRFEDERSKSPVLNLKDIEIKQIEKISKDFPELKIIILCLYWHEVIKLSEKCKNLYFDISFIECLDTLGALLKYISEDRVIFGSNVPFLYPESSILKLQYSTITKEQFDKISFKNLSSFLAK